The following are encoded in a window of Rosa chinensis cultivar Old Blush chromosome 4, RchiOBHm-V2, whole genome shotgun sequence genomic DNA:
- the LOC112200356 gene encoding gamma-tubulin complex component 2 isoform X1 — translation MSAMKINSSILCPSTPCWISERPFLTDRFHQFVQKTKWTSRFATNTKDSHTVGFQDSIGCYNAAVQRLMFKHKLYQLREERDMKPETFASLVSAIIYYLGEKAKAMAGDTAVRSLLEKMAECASNAYLGILERWVYEGVIDDPYGEFFIAENKSLQKESLKIMKPSIGGNVTALRMEVLAFLQILLGQF, via the exons ATGTCGGCGATGAAGATCAATAGTTCAATTTTGTGCCCTTCAACTCCTTGTTGGATCTCCGAGAGGCCGTTCCTCACTGACCGCTTCCATCAG TTTGTGCAGAAAACCAAATGGACGTCGCGTTTCGCCACCAATACCAAGGATTCCCATAC TGTGGGATTCCAAGATTCCATTGGCTGTTACAATGCTGCTGTTCAG AGGCTTATGTTTAAGCACAAGTTGTACCAGCTAAGGGAAGAGAGGGATATGAAGCCTGAGACTTTTGCTAGCCTCGTCTCAGCTATTATCTATTATCTAGGAGAAAAG GCTAAGGCCATGGCTGGTGATACTGCTGTAAGGTCATTGCTAGAAAAGATGGCTGAATGTGCTAGCAATGCGTACCTGGGTATATTAGAGAG GTGGGTATATGAAGGAGTCATTGATGATCCTTACGGTGAATTTTTCATTGCTGAGAACAAATCTCTTCAAAAG GAAAGCCTCAAGATTATGAAGCCAAGTATTGGAGGCAACGTTACAGCCTTAAGGATGGAAGTCCTAGCTTTCTTGCAAATATTGCTGGGACAATTTTAA
- the LOC112200356 gene encoding gamma-tubulin complex component 2 isoform X2: protein MSAMKINSSILCPSTPCWISERPFLTDRFHQKTKWTSRFATNTKDSHTVGFQDSIGCYNAAVQRLMFKHKLYQLREERDMKPETFASLVSAIIYYLGEKAKAMAGDTAVRSLLEKMAECASNAYLGILERWVYEGVIDDPYGEFFIAENKSLQKESLKIMKPSIGGNVTALRMEVLAFLQILLGQF, encoded by the exons ATGTCGGCGATGAAGATCAATAGTTCAATTTTGTGCCCTTCAACTCCTTGTTGGATCTCCGAGAGGCCGTTCCTCACTGACCGCTTCCATCAG AAAACCAAATGGACGTCGCGTTTCGCCACCAATACCAAGGATTCCCATAC TGTGGGATTCCAAGATTCCATTGGCTGTTACAATGCTGCTGTTCAG AGGCTTATGTTTAAGCACAAGTTGTACCAGCTAAGGGAAGAGAGGGATATGAAGCCTGAGACTTTTGCTAGCCTCGTCTCAGCTATTATCTATTATCTAGGAGAAAAG GCTAAGGCCATGGCTGGTGATACTGCTGTAAGGTCATTGCTAGAAAAGATGGCTGAATGTGCTAGCAATGCGTACCTGGGTATATTAGAGAG GTGGGTATATGAAGGAGTCATTGATGATCCTTACGGTGAATTTTTCATTGCTGAGAACAAATCTCTTCAAAAG GAAAGCCTCAAGATTATGAAGCCAAGTATTGGAGGCAACGTTACAGCCTTAAGGATGGAAGTCCTAGCTTTCTTGCAAATATTGCTGGGACAATTTTAA